The genomic stretch TGAGATTCACACCGAGGACGATGTTCCACTGGGCGAGCGTCATCTCGGTGAACGGGGCGTCTTTCTGGACGCCAGCGCTGTTCACGAGGATGTCGATGGTGCCCCAGGCCTCGAGCATCCGCGCGAACATCCCCCGGACCTGGTCTTCTCTGGACACGTCGGCCTGGATGGTCATGGCCGCGACGCCATCCTTTCGGATATCCCCCACGATGGCTTCGGCGATCTCGCGGTTGCTGAGGTAGTTCACCACCACGTCGGCGCCCGCCGCGCCCAGCGCGCGGGCCACGCCCTCCCCGATACCCGAGCTGGCGCCCGTCACGAGCGCCTTCTGCGCCTTGAGCGGCTGATGTCCCATCTGGGTCCTCCGCCGTCGAGATGCTTCCCGACTCTCCCCTGCCCCGTTCCCTTCTGGACACGGCGGGAGCCTCCCGGGATGCTCCCCGTCAGGGGCCATTGTGTCACAGGGGTCCCGGGCGGGCGCGGGTGGAGCGGGAGGGAGCCCTGGGCCGCAAGCTGAGGCACATCGGCTCAGGGCGGCCCCCGCGGCAAGCCCGGTCCCCGCGTCGGCGACGGTCGCCTGGTGGGAGGGCAACGGGCCTGGCTCAGGAGCTCGCTCGACCGCCGGGTTGGCAGGAACCGCGAGTCGATGCCGACCTCCCCGCATGCCACCGTCAGCACCAGACGCCTCGCGAGGGGATCCCGCCTGTCGCGGCCGAGCCTGCGCGACTCAGGAGCCGAGCGCGAGGTAGAGGCTCTCGCCATCGCGATGGACCAGGAAAAGCGTGGGGGTGCCCTTGTGGTGCTCCTCCAGCGAGCGCCTCAGGTCGCGTACGTTCCCGATCGGATGGCGGTCCACCTCGACGATGACGTCGCCCGGTTGGATGCCCGCGCCGGCGGCGCGGCTGCCGTCCTCGACGCCCCGCACGAGGACACCGGTCTTGCTCCCGAGCCCCATCTCGCGGGCCTGCTCGGGCGTGATGGGCTGCACCGCCAGACCCAGTGAGCCCGTGCCGGGGCGCTCGCCCACGACCTGCTCCTGGGGCTCCGCGAGCTGGGCGATCCGGGCGGTGAGGCCGAGAGGCTTCCCGTCGCGCAGCACCGTCACCGCCACCCCGCTGCCGACCGGCGTCGCGGCCACGGCGCGCGGCAGCTCCTCGGAGCGGCGGATCGGGCTACCGTTGAACGCGGTGATGATGTCGCCGGACTTGATTCCCGCCTTGAGCGCCGGCGAGTCGGGCGCCACCGACGCCACCAGGGCGCCGTGGGCATCGGGCAAGCCGAAGCCCCTGGCCAGCTCGGGGGTGAGGGGCTGGATGGCCACGCCCAGCCAGCCGCGCACCACGTGGCCCGCCTCGGCGAGCTGGCTGACCACGCTCTTGGCCAGGTTGCTGGGGATCGCGAAGCCGATGCCGACCGAGCCGCCGCTCTGGGTGAAGATCGCCGCGTTGATGCCCACGGCCTCCCCCCGCGCGTTGATCAGCGGCCCGCCGCTGTTACCCGGATTGATGGAGGCGTCTGTCTGGATGAAGTCGTCGTACGGGCCCTCGCCGATCACGCGTCCGGTGGCGCTCACGATCCCGGTGGTGACGGTCTGCTCGAGGCCGAACGGGTTGCCGATGGCCATCACGGGCTCGCCGACCTGGAGCGCAGCGGAGCTCCCCAGAGGAATCACCGGGAGTCCGGAGGCCTCGATCTTCACCAGCGCGAGGTCGGTCTTGGCGTCCCGCCCGAGCACCTTGCCCGGGAGCTCCCGGCCGTCGGCGAGGGTGACGCGGATCTCCGTGGCCCCATCCACCACGTGGTTGTTCGTGAGGATGTAGCCGTTCGGGTTGATGGCGAAGCCGGAGCCGAGGCTCTTGACGGTGCGACGCGGCTGGCGGCCGAAGAACTGCTTGAAGAACTCGTTGAACGGCTCAGTGTGCCCGAGCGGCCCCTGGAACGGCGTGCCCATCTCCTGTACCCGTTTCGTGCTGATGTTGACCACGGCGGGCTTGAGCTGGCGCGCGAGCTCCACCCAGGGCGCCGGGGACTGGGCGGCTGCCGGAACGGGAGCGGCCTGGCGCTCGGTCCACACGGAGCCCTGCTCCACCTTGGTGAATCCCAGGCGCGGGACGAGCGCGACGAGCGAGAGCGCGATGCCGAGCGCGGCAAGGCGCCACAGCGTGGGGTGACGACGGATCTGCAGTCTCATGGGGTGTCCTCCTCGCTCACGAGGCTAG from Candidatus Rokuibacteriota bacterium encodes the following:
- a CDS encoding DegQ family serine endoprotease, yielding MRLQIRRHPTLWRLAALGIALSLVALVPRLGFTKVEQGSVWTERQAAPVPAAAQSPAPWVELARQLKPAVVNISTKRVQEMGTPFQGPLGHTEPFNEFFKQFFGRQPRRTVKSLGSGFAINPNGYILTNNHVVDGATEIRVTLADGRELPGKVLGRDAKTDLALVKIEASGLPVIPLGSSAALQVGEPVMAIGNPFGLEQTVTTGIVSATGRVIGEGPYDDFIQTDASINPGNSGGPLINARGEAVGINAAIFTQSGGSVGIGFAIPSNLAKSVVSQLAEAGHVVRGWLGVAIQPLTPELARGFGLPDAHGALVASVAPDSPALKAGIKSGDIITAFNGSPIRRSEELPRAVAATPVGSGVAVTVLRDGKPLGLTARIAQLAEPQEQVVGERPGTGSLGLAVQPITPEQAREMGLGSKTGVLVRGVEDGSRAAGAGIQPGDVIVEVDRHPIGNVRDLRRSLEEHHKGTPTLFLVHRDGESLYLALGS